In bacterium HR17, the following are encoded in one genomic region:
- the resA_2 gene encoding Thiol-disulfide oxidoreductase ResA, with product MSHTYLFRFWTLVVTAMFAFCAGAALKEGKTIPSFQTPLLDGKTASVAVEKGRLTMRLKDRKGNTTLQPKVLVLDFWATWCGPCHVASKWLTQLYQRYRGKGLVVLGISIDEDGRASVAPFVREHRTPYLVGLDPKATVANRFLIEGLPTIYVVNSKGVIVATFEGLPDDPKALEKAIQQAGLR from the coding sequence ATGTCGCACACATATCTTTTTCGCTTCTGGACACTGGTCGTCACTGCCATGTTTGCTTTTTGCGCGGGAGCCGCTTTGAAAGAGGGCAAGACCATCCCGTCGTTCCAAACACCCTTGTTGGACGGCAAAACTGCGAGTGTCGCCGTAGAAAAAGGGCGGTTGACCATGCGCCTGAAAGATCGCAAAGGCAACACAACTTTGCAGCCGAAGGTGCTGGTGCTGGACTTCTGGGCAACTTGGTGCGGACCGTGCCATGTCGCCAGCAAGTGGCTGACCCAACTGTATCAGCGCTATCGCGGCAAAGGGTTAGTCGTGTTGGGTATCAGCATCGACGAGGACGGTCGGGCGTCGGTCGCTCCCTTTGTCCGTGAGCATCGGACGCCCTACCTCGTCGGGTTGGACCCAAAAGCCACCGTCGCCAACCGTTTCCTCATTGAAGGGCTGCCGACCATTTATGTCGTCAACAGCAAAGGCGTTATCGTCGCCACTTTTGAAGGGTTGCCCGATGACCCAAAGGCGCTGGAGAAAGCCATCCAACAAGCCGGCCTTCGTTGA
- the mftE gene encoding Putative mycofactocin system creatinine amidohydrolase family protein MftE, with translation MRPWCLSEATLKSVRQHTFEVAVLPVGSCEPHGLHLPYATDTYQVTAIAESACAKAWERGAKVVLLPTIPYGVEANLMAYPMTIHVRQDTLNTLIRDIVASLEQHGVRKLVILNGHGGNEFRGGIRDLFGQTQVWIFLVDWWKIARDERRRLFDTPGEHADEVETSLCLAIVPHLVRMEDADDGAIRPFRFAALQEGWVWTTRPWDRVTRNSAYGDPRKATAEKGARYMDIITDRLADFLVALAQSPIDELFPFVARFVEAGR, from the coding sequence ATGCGACCGTGGTGTTTGTCAGAGGCAACGCTAAAATCCGTGCGGCAGCACACCTTTGAAGTCGCCGTGCTGCCCGTCGGTTCCTGCGAACCGCATGGTCTTCATTTACCTTATGCGACAGATACCTACCAAGTCACCGCTATTGCGGAGAGCGCATGTGCAAAGGCGTGGGAACGCGGCGCTAAAGTCGTGCTGCTACCCACTATTCCCTACGGCGTGGAAGCCAACTTGATGGCTTACCCGATGACCATCCACGTGCGTCAAGACACGCTCAACACGCTGATACGAGACATCGTGGCGTCTTTGGAACAACATGGCGTTCGTAAGCTGGTCATCCTTAACGGGCACGGTGGGAACGAGTTTCGCGGCGGCATCCGCGATTTGTTCGGGCAAACGCAGGTGTGGATATTTTTGGTGGATTGGTGGAAAATCGCCCGCGATGAACGGCGCCGGCTTTTCGACACGCCCGGAGAGCACGCCGACGAGGTGGAAACGAGCCTTTGCTTAGCCATCGTGCCTCATTTGGTGCGCATGGAAGACGCTGATGACGGCGCCATACGCCCGTTTCGGTTCGCCGCTTTGCAAGAGGGATGGGTATGGACGACGCGCCCGTGGGACCGTGTGACGCGCAACTCAGCATATGGCGACCCGCGCAAAGCCACCGCTGAGAAAGGTGCCCGTTACATGGACATCATTACGGACCGCCTCGCGGACTTCCTCGTCGCTCTCGCACAGTCACCGATAGATGAACTCTTCCCGTTCGTCGCCAGATTCGTTGAGGCAGGGAGATAA
- the liaR_1 gene encoding Transcriptional regulatory protein LiaR, with the protein MQTQERTRTRLPSRPHQLLTALRVLIADSCPLFLLGLKTFLEQQEGIELVGTAREGEEVLRLAQQTRPSLVIVDLAIARPNNFRVIRQVRNLCGAKVLVVAHYTSPEYLAGAIQAGALGYLFKESDPYLFLLAIRTVQEGRPWIQREFTEGLFRLISQPLPPPQLLTARERDILALLAQGLSNKEIAYRLGIKPGTVKEHISRVLRKLNLRNRTEAAVYATQFDLQFNRNR; encoded by the coding sequence ATGCAAACGCAGGAACGCACTCGCACCCGTTTGCCTTCACGCCCACATCAGTTACTCACTGCGCTGCGGGTGTTGATCGCCGATAGTTGCCCCCTATTTTTGCTTGGTCTCAAAACTTTTTTGGAGCAACAAGAGGGCATTGAACTGGTAGGCACGGCGCGCGAAGGTGAAGAGGTGTTGCGCCTCGCGCAACAGACGCGTCCGTCGTTGGTCATCGTGGACCTCGCCATTGCCCGTCCCAACAATTTTCGGGTCATTCGCCAAGTGCGCAACTTGTGCGGGGCGAAAGTGTTGGTCGTCGCTCATTACACGAGCCCAGAATACCTTGCAGGTGCTATTCAGGCAGGGGCCTTGGGCTACTTGTTCAAAGAAAGTGACCCCTACCTCTTTTTGCTGGCAATCCGCACGGTGCAGGAAGGGCGACCGTGGATCCAAAGGGAGTTCACTGAGGGGTTGTTTCGGTTGATCTCGCAACCTCTGCCCCCTCCCCAATTGTTGACCGCTCGCGAACGGGACATTTTGGCGCTCTTAGCGCAAGGTCTCAGTAACAAGGAAATTGCCTATCGGTTAGGCATTAAACCCGGCACCGTTAAAGAACACATCAGCCGGGTCTTGCGAAAACTTAACTTACGCAACCGCACCGAAGCCGCTGTCTATGCGACACAGTTTGATTTGCAGTTCAATCGTAACCGCTAA
- the hcnC gene encoding Hydrogen cyanide synthase subunit HcnC, protein MALTTDVLVIGAGIIGCGIAYELAKAGVRVVVAERGEIGRESSWAGAGVCIAQRPDSDPLSPLRRISQQLYPQWVAELQKQTGIDAEWRQCGRLMLLDDESEWQRWRTVVERLREQGVTVSLLSADEVRRCEPAVTPETIGAVLWHEDAQVRNPRLVRALAVAAMQRGVVFLTHSPVIRLQPAENHVEAMAGAEQVSAGAAVIAAGCWSGEIGALLGLDVPVMPARGQMVLLDTFAAPLRSIVEWGGFYCVPRSDGRVLVGATVEFVGYDKRTTAAGVTALLTAAQRAVPALRQATFVTAWAGLRPYAERPLLGRLTETVFVATGHFRVGIQMAPGTAVTLRDLILSGHSPLLRQ, encoded by the coding sequence ATGGCGCTGACAACAGATGTGCTGGTCATTGGTGCAGGTATCATTGGCTGCGGCATCGCCTACGAACTGGCGAAAGCCGGGGTGCGCGTGGTCGTCGCGGAGCGGGGCGAGATCGGACGGGAAAGCAGTTGGGCGGGTGCCGGCGTTTGTATCGCGCAACGCCCCGACTCAGACCCGCTAAGCCCCCTGCGGCGCATCAGCCAGCAATTGTATCCCCAATGGGTCGCTGAGTTGCAGAAGCAAACGGGCATTGACGCGGAATGGCGGCAATGCGGGCGATTGATGCTGCTGGACGACGAGAGCGAATGGCAGCGATGGCGGACAGTCGTAGAACGCCTGCGAGAGCAGGGTGTGACGGTGTCCCTGTTGAGCGCTGACGAAGTACGCCGCTGTGAACCCGCTGTCACCCCTGAGACGATCGGAGCGGTGCTGTGGCACGAGGACGCCCAAGTGCGCAACCCGCGTCTGGTGCGGGCGTTAGCTGTAGCGGCGATGCAACGAGGTGTCGTTTTCCTCACCCACTCGCCCGTCATCCGCCTTCAACCTGCCGAGAACCATGTTGAGGCGATGGCAGGTGCGGAGCAGGTCAGCGCTGGCGCAGCAGTGATCGCGGCAGGGTGTTGGTCCGGTGAGATCGGGGCGCTGCTGGGGCTGGATGTCCCTGTCATGCCGGCACGGGGGCAAATGGTGTTGTTGGACACCTTTGCAGCGCCTTTGCGCTCCATCGTGGAGTGGGGCGGTTTCTACTGCGTGCCCCGCAGCGACGGTCGGGTGCTGGTCGGGGCGACGGTGGAGTTCGTCGGCTACGACAAGCGCACGACGGCAGCCGGTGTCACTGCGTTGCTGACGGCGGCGCAGCGGGCGGTGCCCGCGCTGAGGCAAGCGACCTTTGTCACAGCGTGGGCGGGTTTGCGCCCTTACGCCGAACGCCCCCTTCTGGGACGGTTGACCGAGACGGTGTTCGTGGCGACGGGACATTTCCGCGTCGGCATCCAGATGGCGCCCGGCACAGCCGTGACCCTGCGTGACCTGATCCTCTCTGGGCACAGCCCACTGCTGAGGCAGTGA
- the cmk_1 gene encoding Cytidylate kinase has product MSVITISREFSCGASEVAQLVAQAMGYEVVDKELLTHIALEAQVSEDEVARYDETGMSSLERFLRALVRFGAPEDALSWSPGPLRESPFWLPPPEQWRKEGSRFLDHEECLRFTQVVLRKLAQRGRVVLIGRAGMMVLRDIPALHVRLVAPVEWRVQRCAVHDALPLDKARQKVLAEDKRRADYIRQFYKVDWNDPTLYHLTLNVADLGVGTTAALIIAAAQHLFGTSANTPP; this is encoded by the coding sequence ATGAGCGTCATCACCATCAGCCGCGAGTTCAGTTGCGGCGCCAGCGAAGTCGCTCAACTCGTCGCCCAAGCGATGGGCTACGAGGTCGTGGATAAAGAGTTGTTGACCCACATCGCGTTGGAAGCCCAAGTCTCCGAAGACGAAGTTGCCCGCTACGACGAAACGGGTATGTCGTCGTTGGAACGCTTTTTGCGGGCGTTGGTGCGCTTCGGGGCACCTGAAGACGCCCTCAGTTGGTCGCCGGGTCCGCTCCGTGAAAGCCCTTTTTGGCTGCCGCCTCCCGAACAATGGCGCAAGGAAGGCAGCCGTTTCCTTGACCACGAAGAGTGCCTGCGGTTCACGCAGGTCGTCCTGCGCAAGTTAGCCCAACGGGGGCGGGTCGTTCTTATCGGGCGAGCGGGCATGATGGTCTTGCGGGACATCCCGGCACTCCATGTCCGTCTGGTCGCCCCGGTGGAGTGGCGGGTGCAACGCTGTGCCGTTCACGATGCCCTCCCGTTGGATAAAGCCCGTCAAAAAGTCCTCGCTGAAGACAAACGCCGTGCCGACTACATCCGCCAGTTCTACAAGGTGGACTGGAACGACCCGACCCTCTACCACCTGACGCTGAATGTCGCCGACCTGGGCGTAGGGACGACCGCTGCCCTCATCATCGCCGCCGCCCAACATCTTTTCGGCACCTCCGCCAACACCCCACCCTGA
- a CDS encoding Putative O-methyltransferase, which translates to MDWQQVQDYLMQLSRHDDAVLTEMEESARQTRFPIIDRAAGKCCYLLCRLAKVRTVFEMGSGYGYSTAWFAMAVRDNGGGVVHHVVWDEELSRKAQDYLGRMRLTEFVRFTVGEAVETLRRTQGRFGCIFVDIEKQDYPQAVEVAKTKLAEGGLLILDNMLLHGRIFDANDHSPPTEGIRKATAAIFNDPDFVATLLPIRDGLVVAMKVR; encoded by the coding sequence ATGGACTGGCAGCAAGTGCAGGATTACTTGATGCAATTGTCGCGGCACGACGATGCGGTGTTGACGGAAATGGAAGAAAGCGCCCGCCAGACGCGCTTTCCCATCATTGACCGCGCGGCAGGCAAATGTTGTTACCTGTTATGCCGGCTGGCAAAAGTGCGCACAGTGTTTGAGATGGGCAGCGGTTACGGCTACTCAACGGCGTGGTTTGCGATGGCAGTGCGCGATAACGGAGGCGGTGTCGTCCACCATGTCGTCTGGGACGAGGAGTTGTCGCGCAAAGCCCAGGACTACTTGGGGCGAATGAGATTGACGGAGTTTGTGCGGTTCACGGTCGGCGAAGCCGTTGAGACGCTGCGCCGCACGCAAGGACGCTTCGGCTGTATCTTCGTGGACATTGAAAAGCAGGACTACCCGCAAGCGGTAGAGGTCGCAAAGACAAAACTGGCGGAAGGCGGGTTGCTGATTTTGGACAACATGCTCCTTCACGGACGCATCTTTGACGCCAACGACCACAGCCCTCCCACCGAGGGCATTCGCAAAGCGACGGCAGCGATTTTCAACGACCCCGACTTTGTCGCGACCTTGCTGCCTATCCGAGATGGCTTGGTCGTGGCGATGAAAGTGCGTTGA
- the purR_1 gene encoding HTH-type transcriptional repressor PurR, with the protein MPRQRTKAAISSTTTEAPSQGKLNKAHQCRLLSRVWTVVYDAEDGYAFARRFFGRSERPDALVFLAEMAAIGFARAVLEMPIRLPDDLGLVVKEKVPGQMRFLRGIATLTPRYFQLGSVAAERLIDLMQKRLEPPVHERLAVPLQVWS; encoded by the coding sequence GTGCCCCGCCAGAGGACGAAGGCAGCGATAAGCAGCACGACCACTGAGGCACCGTCGCAAGGAAAACTCAACAAAGCACATCAATGTCGCCTCCTCTCTCGTGTTTGGACGGTTGTCTACGACGCGGAAGACGGCTACGCTTTTGCCCGCCGCTTTTTCGGTCGTTCTGAGCGCCCTGACGCGTTGGTCTTTTTGGCGGAAATGGCGGCGATCGGGTTTGCGCGGGCCGTTTTGGAGATGCCAATCCGTTTGCCCGATGACCTGGGCTTGGTTGTCAAAGAGAAAGTGCCAGGGCAAATGCGGTTTTTGCGTGGGATAGCGACTTTGACGCCCCGATACTTTCAACTAGGCAGTGTGGCAGCTGAGCGATTGATAGACTTGATGCAAAAGCGCCTTGAACCGCCTGTGCACGAGCGCCTTGCAGTGCCTTTGCAAGTGTGGTCGTGA
- the sigW_2 gene encoding ECF RNA polymerase sigma factor SigW, whose product MPAVEEIWRYRDEVGRLAQQLCRHREDAEDVAQATLLKAVEHLHEFRGEASVRTWLHRIAANECRMLRRRPATVSLEQLLEAEASDEETPPLELPDDAPTPEEIAIETEMRRIVAQALEGLPDRYRTVLLLKDGEGLREKEVAKAMGLSLSAVKALLHRARRALRKQVQRRTDLRKWA is encoded by the coding sequence ATGCCAGCCGTTGAGGAAATTTGGCGCTACCGGGACGAGGTGGGACGACTGGCGCAGCAGTTGTGCCGGCATCGGGAAGATGCAGAAGATGTCGCTCAAGCGACTTTGCTGAAAGCCGTTGAACACTTGCATGAATTTCGGGGCGAAGCCAGCGTGCGCACTTGGTTGCACCGCATCGCCGCCAATGAATGCCGCATGCTACGACGGCGTCCAGCGACGGTCTCACTGGAACAACTTTTGGAAGCAGAAGCGTCAGACGAGGAAACGCCACCGTTGGAATTGCCCGACGATGCTCCCACGCCTGAAGAGATTGCCATTGAAACGGAAATGCGCCGCATCGTTGCGCAGGCGTTAGAAGGGTTGCCCGACCGCTACCGAACTGTGTTGTTGTTGAAAGACGGTGAAGGGTTGAGGGAAAAGGAGGTGGCGAAGGCGATGGGGTTAAGTCTGTCAGCGGTGAAAGCCCTGTTGCACCGCGCCCGTCGCGCCTTGCGCAAACAAGTGCAGCGCCGAACGGATCTACGAAAGTGGGCGTAA
- the fccB_1 gene encoding Sulfide dehydrogenase [flavocytochrome c] flavoprotein chain, whose protein sequence is MAKAKVVVLGGGVGGTLVANKLAKHTDKVEVTVVDATGVHHYQPGLLYVPFGWERPEKLRYDERRLLHPSVQLIHASVERIDVDKRRLYLTRDGTVPYDYLVIATGSCPMPKEVAGLAEGGHHFYTEPAAVNLRQALSNFAGGRIVVGIAGFPYKCPPAPIEFTLLLDDWLRRRKLRDKTEIVFVTPLPQVLPITTAAPLVAELFDRKGIKVETFFNTESVDPKRRRVVSLEGTELDYDLLVLIPPHRGAPVIDASGIGDKGGWVPTDKVTLQVKGHERLFAIGDATDLPVSKSGAAAHFEAPVLARNLLSLIEGKEPNAHYDGSVMCFVETGDKKATVLRFNYERPPQPPPTLHVVAMVESADEPLLSCRCPERRCTGCPTQDGVGQVNDRSTAVLRLSGDGAAAQKRWRG, encoded by the coding sequence ATGGCAAAAGCCAAAGTCGTCGTGCTTGGCGGTGGCGTCGGAGGCACACTCGTCGCCAACAAGTTGGCGAAGCATACCGACAAAGTGGAAGTCACGGTCGTGGATGCGACGGGGGTGCACCACTACCAGCCAGGCTTGCTTTACGTGCCCTTCGGTTGGGAGCGACCAGAAAAGTTGCGCTACGACGAACGACGACTGCTGCACCCCTCCGTCCAACTCATTCACGCCTCTGTGGAACGCATTGATGTTGATAAACGACGCCTTTACCTGACGCGTGATGGGACGGTACCCTACGACTACTTGGTCATCGCCACTGGGTCTTGCCCGATGCCCAAAGAAGTGGCGGGTTTAGCGGAGGGCGGGCACCACTTTTACACCGAACCCGCAGCGGTGAACTTGCGGCAGGCGTTGAGCAACTTCGCAGGCGGTCGTATCGTCGTCGGCATCGCAGGCTTTCCTTATAAGTGCCCACCTGCCCCCATTGAGTTCACCTTACTGTTGGATGATTGGCTGCGTCGACGCAAACTGCGGGATAAAACGGAAATCGTTTTTGTGACGCCTTTACCACAGGTGTTGCCCATTACCACCGCCGCGCCACTTGTCGCTGAGTTGTTTGACCGCAAAGGCATCAAGGTGGAGACCTTTTTCAACACCGAAAGCGTTGACCCCAAAAGGCGCAGGGTTGTCTCGCTGGAAGGGACGGAGTTGGATTACGACTTGCTAGTTCTCATCCCGCCCCATCGGGGTGCACCCGTCATTGACGCATCGGGAATCGGCGATAAAGGCGGCTGGGTTCCGACAGACAAGGTCACACTGCAAGTGAAAGGGCATGAACGCCTGTTTGCTATCGGCGATGCAACCGATTTGCCCGTCAGCAAAAGCGGCGCTGCCGCCCACTTTGAAGCCCCTGTCCTCGCTAGAAACCTGCTCAGCCTCATTGAGGGCAAAGAACCCAACGCGCACTATGACGGCAGCGTAATGTGCTTCGTGGAAACGGGCGACAAAAAAGCGACGGTTTTGCGGTTCAACTACGAGCGACCGCCCCAGCCCCCCCCGACCCTCCATGTGGTGGCGATGGTTGAAAGCGCTGATGAACCGCTTCTATCCTGCCGTTGTCCCGAAAGGCGTTGCACCGGATGTCCTACTCAGGATGGTGTCGGGCAGGTCAACGACCGCTCAACAGCCGTTCTGCGACTCAGCGGTGATGGAGCGGCTGCGCAAAAGCGCTGGAGGGGGTGA
- the tusA_1 gene encoding Sulfurtransferase TusA: MVAPVTADKVVDARGAQCPGPLVELIRAVKEVPVGAIVEVWTQEPRTKEDAKAWCERAGHEFLGAFPADNYERVLVRKMR; the protein is encoded by the coding sequence ATGGTTGCGCCCGTGACAGCGGACAAAGTCGTGGACGCACGAGGGGCGCAATGCCCCGGTCCGTTGGTGGAACTTATTCGCGCCGTCAAAGAAGTGCCCGTTGGGGCTATCGTGGAGGTCTGGACGCAAGAACCGCGCACCAAAGAGGACGCTAAGGCGTGGTGTGAGCGGGCGGGGCATGAGTTCCTCGGCGCTTTCCCCGCCGATAACTACGAACGAGTGCTCGTCCGCAAGATGCGCTGA
- the ubiE_2 gene encoding Ubiquinone/menaquinone biosynthesis C-methyltransferase UbiE → MPRTAQLFEALAERYDAWYDGPIGRVALPSEVDCLKPLLTGLPLPWLEVGVGSGRFAHALGVPVGIDPALRPLHLARRRGIAVLQAEGEYLPFASHSFGGVVIVVTLCFVDDPLAVLQEAHRILRDDGALVLGMVFADSPWGAFYRHKAALGHPFYSAAHFLTRSQTHTLLRQAGFTVTAARSALTQPPSDETLHPEPAVEGDQPHAGFVAWRAEKKR, encoded by the coding sequence ATGCCCCGCACTGCTCAACTGTTTGAGGCGTTGGCTGAGCGCTACGATGCGTGGTATGACGGACCCATCGGAAGGGTGGCGTTGCCGTCGGAGGTGGATTGCCTTAAGCCGCTACTGACGGGGTTGCCCCTACCTTGGCTGGAAGTAGGGGTCGGCAGTGGACGGTTCGCTCATGCCCTCGGGGTGCCTGTCGGTATTGACCCCGCCTTGCGCCCGCTTCATTTGGCGCGGCGGCGCGGCATCGCGGTGCTGCAAGCCGAGGGGGAGTATTTGCCGTTTGCGTCCCACTCCTTCGGTGGGGTTGTTATCGTCGTGACCCTTTGCTTCGTGGACGATCCACTGGCGGTTTTGCAGGAAGCCCACCGCATTTTGCGCGATGACGGTGCCTTAGTTTTGGGCATGGTTTTTGCTGACTCTCCGTGGGGGGCGTTTTATCGCCACAAAGCCGCGCTGGGACATCCCTTTTACTCCGCCGCTCACTTTCTGACCCGCTCGCAAACCCACACCTTGCTTCGCCAAGCAGGTTTCACTGTCACAGCCGCCCGCAGCGCGTTAACGCAACCGCCTTCTGATGAAACGCTGCACCCTGAGCCGGCTGTTGAAGGCGACCAACCTCATGCGGGTTTTGTGGCGTGGCGGGCGGAGAAAAAGCGTTAG
- a CDS encoding 18 kDa heat shock protein encodes MTTLAHRETHLLPWRDLDRAFTELTHWLLRDLATWLAEWSDIGTTTPRAWAPPADIFRKGDHLFVRFDLPGVPPDKLEVTVSDDGVLTVRGERPWDEGEVETFCCERRYGKFERRLQLPEGVDTANIDATYKDGVLELRIPYREATKPPQRHIAVKTG; translated from the coding sequence ATGACGACCTTAGCACACCGCGAAACCCATCTCCTTCCATGGCGCGACCTTGACCGTGCCTTTACGGAACTGACCCATTGGCTGCTTCGCGACCTCGCCACTTGGTTGGCAGAGTGGAGCGATATCGGAACGACGACCCCGCGTGCGTGGGCGCCGCCTGCGGACATTTTCCGCAAAGGAGACCACTTGTTCGTGCGATTTGACCTGCCGGGCGTGCCTCCTGATAAGTTGGAAGTAACGGTCAGCGATGACGGTGTTTTGACCGTGCGGGGCGAACGCCCGTGGGATGAAGGCGAAGTGGAAACCTTCTGCTGCGAGCGCCGCTACGGCAAGTTTGAGCGGAGGCTCCAGTTGCCCGAAGGCGTAGACACGGCGAACATTGACGCTACTTACAAAGACGGTGTGTTGGAGTTGCGCATCCCTTACCGCGAAGCCACTAAGCCGCCCCAGCGCCACATTGCGGTCAAAACGGGTTAA
- the trxA_1 gene encoding Thioredoxin produces MTVIPVGDDDFDAKVLQSPLPAVVEVWASECLPCPIMLRHLEPLLEPYEGRVNVFSLDASANPKLMERFEVRSTPALLVFVNGQLVGHFVHQVDAPTVAEKLRQLLGQGG; encoded by the coding sequence ATGACGGTGATACCTGTCGGCGACGATGACTTTGATGCGAAAGTGCTGCAAAGTCCGTTGCCTGCCGTCGTGGAGGTGTGGGCTTCTGAATGCTTGCCGTGTCCGATAATGTTGCGCCACTTGGAACCGCTCCTTGAGCCTTACGAAGGGCGCGTCAATGTCTTTTCGCTGGATGCGTCCGCCAACCCTAAACTAATGGAGCGGTTTGAGGTGCGGTCAACGCCGGCGTTGCTCGTTTTCGTCAACGGGCAACTCGTCGGGCATTTCGTTCACCAAGTTGACGCTCCGACCGTCGCTGAAAAATTGCGTCAGTTGCTGGGGCAAGGAGGGTGA
- the cdr gene encoding Coenzyme A disulfide reductase produces MGKRLVVIGGDAAGMSAAAKAKRINPTLSVIVLEKGCAVSYAACGIPYFIGGVVADAAQLLARTPQQFARHGIEVRLRHEAITVDPVQGTVTVYDRQSGREYKEPYDELLIATGAVPIKPPVHGADAPNTFTVRHFDDAVALKAFLDEHKPKRVTIIGAGYIGMEFAEAFWNLGIEVTVAERLPQVFTGIDPDMAALVAKELQEHGVALRLGEPVVALEQDERGFVRRVITPTTAWETDGVVFGSGVKPNVALAHTAGIPLDEVGAIATDERMHTAVEGVWAAGDCTSVLHLVTGKRAYIPLGTTANKQGRVAGENIAGGHAIFRGVVGTAVAKVFRLEVARTGLTEREAQQEGVAYVAVTITATDKARYYPTASPLTVKLLAEKSTGRLLGGQIVGQSGATKRIDVIATALHARMTVDQFAQLDLGYAPPFAPVWDPLLIAAQQLGKQV; encoded by the coding sequence ATGGGCAAACGGCTGGTTGTCATTGGCGGCGACGCAGCGGGCATGAGTGCGGCAGCAAAAGCCAAACGCATTAACCCCACCTTGTCGGTCATCGTTTTGGAGAAGGGATGTGCTGTTTCCTACGCTGCTTGCGGCATCCCTTATTTCATCGGGGGTGTCGTTGCTGACGCGGCGCAGTTGCTCGCCCGCACGCCCCAACAGTTCGCCCGACACGGCATTGAAGTGCGCCTGAGACACGAGGCTATCACCGTTGACCCCGTTCAAGGCACGGTGACCGTTTACGACCGTCAAAGCGGTCGGGAATACAAAGAGCCTTACGACGAATTGCTCATCGCAACAGGCGCCGTTCCCATCAAGCCACCCGTTCACGGCGCTGACGCACCTAACACTTTCACCGTTCGCCACTTTGACGATGCGGTGGCGCTGAAAGCCTTTCTGGATGAGCACAAGCCCAAGCGGGTAACTATCATCGGAGCGGGTTACATCGGGATGGAATTTGCGGAGGCGTTCTGGAACTTAGGCATAGAAGTGACGGTCGCTGAGAGGCTGCCACAGGTTTTCACGGGCATTGACCCCGATATGGCGGCATTGGTCGCGAAGGAGTTACAGGAGCACGGTGTCGCTCTCCGTTTAGGAGAGCCAGTGGTAGCACTGGAGCAGGACGAACGCGGTTTTGTGCGGCGCGTGATTACCCCAACGACGGCATGGGAGACGGATGGGGTAGTTTTTGGCAGCGGGGTCAAACCCAATGTCGCTCTGGCGCACACCGCGGGCATTCCTTTAGATGAGGTCGGTGCAATCGCTACTGACGAACGCATGCACACCGCTGTTGAAGGGGTATGGGCGGCGGGCGATTGCACCTCGGTCCTCCACCTCGTTACAGGCAAGCGTGCTTACATTCCCCTCGGAACGACCGCCAACAAACAAGGGCGTGTGGCGGGTGAAAACATTGCGGGCGGTCATGCCATTTTCCGCGGCGTCGTCGGGACAGCGGTGGCAAAAGTCTTTCGGCTGGAAGTCGCCCGCACGGGGTTGACCGAAAGGGAAGCCCAACAGGAGGGAGTCGCGTATGTGGCGGTGACCATCACGGCAACGGACAAAGCCCGTTACTACCCCACCGCTTCACCCCTGACGGTCAAACTGCTCGCCGAGAAGAGCACGGGGCGGCTGTTGGGCGGGCAAATTGTCGGTCAATCGGGAGCGACAAAGCGAATAGACGTCATCGCGACCGCTTTGCACGCCCGCATGACCGTTGACCAATTTGCTCAATTGGACTTAGGTTATGCGCCGCCGTTCGCCCCCGTTTGGGACCCGCTGCTCATCGCTGCCCAGCAACTGGGGAAGCAAGTTTAA